A window of Lepus europaeus isolate LE1 chromosome 11, mLepTim1.pri, whole genome shotgun sequence contains these coding sequences:
- the CFAP161 gene encoding cilia- and flagella-associated protein 161 codes for MAQNLYGPRVRMGNWNEDVYLEEERMKDFLEKRAKGQLLIQRNRRLKRNLLRPMQLSVSKDGYIHFGDNVMLVNPDHPETEAELVLPGDLSLCMTPDEIRAHLSDELEVPCGLSAAQTRTPVGRNTFAVLSAGGDAAGQVLRYGQDFCLGIAGGFDNTMLYLSSDHRTLLKSSKRSWLQEVTLTDDVSHLNCWQAAFLDPQLRLEYEGFPIPANTRILIIHRHTNRALAAHRHLFLSTYFGKEAEVVAHTYLDSHRAEKPKNHWMLVTGNPRNASSTMLDLPQPPAEDTRAVEQAMGLTMQ; via the exons ATGGCACAGAACCTGTACGGCCCCCGAGTGCGGATGGGCAACTGGAACGAGGACGTCTACCTGGAGGAG GAGCGCATGAAAGACTTCCTGGAGAAGAGAGCCAAGGGGCAGCTCCTCATCCAGAGGAACAGAAGGCTCAAGAGGAACCTTCTGAGACCG ATGCAGCTCTCCGTGTCTAAAGACGGGTACATCCATTTTGGTGACAATGTGATGCTTGTCAATCCCGACCATCCTGAGACGGAAGCCGAGCTGGTGCTGCCCGGCGACCTGAGCCTGTGCATGACCCCAGATGAGATCAGAGCCCACCTGAGTGACGAGCTGGAGGTGCCGTGTGGCCTGAGTGCGGCTCAAACCAGGACCCCGGTGGGCAGGAACACCTTTGCTGTTCTAAG TGCAGGTGGAGACGCCGCAGGTCAAGTCCTTCGCTACGGGCAGGACTTCTGCCTGGGGATAGCAGGAGGGTTTGACAACACGATG TTGTATTTATCAAGTGACCACAGGACCCTTCTGAAGTCGTCCAAGAGGTCCTGGCTGCAGGAGGTGACGCTGACCGACGACGTCTCCCACCTGAACTGCTGGCAGGCCGCCTTCCTCGACCCCCAGCTGCGCCTGGAGTACGAGGGCTTCCCCATCCCG GCCAACACAAGGATCCTTATCATTCATCGTCACACCAACCGGGCGCTGGCCGCCCACCGGCATCTGTTTTTAAG CACCTACTTTGGAAAGGAGGCCGAGGTCGTGGCTCACACGTACCTGGATTCGCACAGAGCGGAAAAACCAAAGAACCACTGGATGCTGGTGACCGGGAACCCCAGGAATGCCTCGTCCACCATGCTGGATCTGCCCCAGCCACCAGCCGAGGACACGCGGGCCGTGGAGCAGGCCATGGGCCTCACCATGCAGTAA